CACGCGATGCACGACACGCGATGCGCCGCCGCCCAACGCACGCGGGCACGCGGCGGCGCATCGCGCCGACATCGAAGAATGGATCGCTCAGTGGCTGAGCGCGTGCGCCGATTCGAGTCCGACGTCGAGCGCGCCGGCGATCGCGCTTTGCGTCGCGTCGGACGCTTGCGCGACGATCGCCGACAGCATCGCCTCGTCGCGCGCGATCATCTTCGGCATGTGAAAGCGCAGCGCTTCGACCCAGGTGCGCACTTTCGCATCGATGAAGCGGCGCGACGGATACAGCGCGTAGACGTTCATCTTCTGCAGCCGGTGCGCGGGCAGCACGCGCACGAGGTTGCCGCAGCGCAGGTCCTCGATCGCCGCGTAAAGCGGCAGCATGCCGATGCCGATGCCCGCGCGGATCGCGACCGCGAGCGACTCGGCGGTATTGGTCTGCACCGGGCCGTCGACCTTGATCTCCTCGGCGCCGTTCGGCCCTTCGAGCAGCCATTCGTTCGTCGGGAACGCCGGCGTGCGCAGCGTGAGGCACGCGTGCCGCGCGAGATCGCGCGGCGTGCGCGGCGCGCCGTGCGCGCGCAGATACGCGGGCGTCGCGCACAGAATGCTGAACGTCGAGCCGAGCAGATGCGACACCAGCTCGGAATCGGGCAGCGACGATGCGGTCACGACCGCCATGTCGCTCGATCCGTCGAACAGGTCCGGCATCCGCTGCGACAGCGTGAGCTCGATCGATACGTCCGGATGCTGGCTGCGGTACGCGGTGAGCGCGGGCAGCACATAGTGCTGGCCGATGCTCGCGAAGCTGTGCATCCGCAGCACGCCTGCCGGGCGCTCGTGCGCGCAGCTCGCCTCTTCTTCGGCCTGATCGACGTCGGCGAGAATCTGCCGGCAGCGCAGCAGATAGCGCTCGCCCGCGGGCGTCAACGCGAGGCGCCGCGTCGAGCGGTTCATCAGGCGCGTGCGCAGCCGCGCCTCGAGCTCCGACACAGCGCGCGACATCGCGCCCGTCGTCGAATTCAGCGATTGCGCGGCCGCCGTGAAGCTGCCCGCCTCCACCACGCGGGCGAACACCCGCATGTTCTGTAGCGTATCCATTCCCGTCCGAAACGTATGTAGAGACGATATTGTCCTCCAGCAGGGCCCGCACATTGTTGCCGCCACGGCAACTATGGTTTCCCCGCGCCCGCGTTAATGCGCGTGCGCGCGGCTCCTACAATCGGCGCCTCTCCGGTCGGCCTGGCAGCGTCGCGCGAGGCCGGAGGCCCTCGATTCGCGCCCGCCAGAAGCACCGCCCACCACCATGAAGCACGAGCCCGCGCTACAGCGATTCCTCATCGACCCGCAACGATGGCAGGAGCGGCTGCGAAGCGCCGGCAGGCTCGCGCGCGACTGGGCGGGCCGCGACGGCCTCGTCTGGCTGCATCTCGCGAAGACGGTGGCGGCCGCGCTGCTCGCGATGGGCATCGCGATGCTGCTCGATCTGTCGCAGCCGCGCATCGCGATGACGACCGTGTTCGTGCTGATGCAACCGATGAGCGGGATGGTGCTCGCGAAGAGCTTCTATCGCGTTATCGGCACGGGCGTCGGGCTCGTCGCGGCGCTCGCGCTCGGCGGCCTCTTCGCGCAGCAGCCGGAGCTGTACATGGCCGGCATCACGCTGTGGGTCGCGTGCTGCATCGCGGCCGCCGTGCGCAACCGGCACTTTCGCTGGTACGGCTACGTGCTCGCCGGCTACACCGCCGCGCTGATCGGCCTGCCCGCGGTGATGGCGCCGAACACGCTGTTCCTGTCGGCGCTTACGCGCGCGGCCGAAGTCGCGGTCGGGATCTTCTGCTCGGGTGCCGTCAGCGCGCTCGTGTTTCCGCTCAGTTCGAGCGATGCGCTGATGCGCACGCTGAACGCGCGGCACGCCGATTTCGTCGCGTTCGCGGCGAGCACGATGGCGGGCACGGTCGAGCGCCGCGATTTCGAGCGGCGCTTCGCCGACTTCGTCGACGGCATCGTCGGCTTCGAGGCGACGCGCGCGTTCGCGACGTTCGAGGACCCGCACATCCGCGCGCGCAGCCGCCGGCTCGCGCGGCTGAACAGCGAGTTCATGAACGCGTGCGCGCGGCTTCATGCGTTTCATCAGTTGCTCAAGCGGCTGCGCGCGAATCATGCGGCCGAGGTGCTCGCGGCGATCGCCCCGCACGTCGATGCGCTGTCGGGCGCGCTGTCCGCGCTGCGCCGCGATCTCGCGCAGCCGCGGGCGACGCCGTCGCCGTCGCTGTCACCCGCGCCCGCGCTCGTCGAGCTGAGCGCGTATCTGGCCGCGCTGGCCAAGCGCGCGCGCGCGTCGCGACGCGCGCTCGAGACGCTCGCGCCCGCCGGCGTGCTCGATTTCGACACCGCGATCGAGTTGCTCTACCGCTTCGTCGACGAATTCCTCGGCTATGCGCAAACGCACGCATCGCTCGCGCTCGACAGCCACGTGCTCGAACGCTCGATCACGCGCTACGCAGTAAAGACCAACCGCTACTTCGTCGGCTTCACGTTCCTGCGCACGCTCGTCGCGATGGGCGCGATGAGCGCGTTCTGGATCGCGTCCGAATGGCCGAGCGGCGCGCTCGCGGTGATCGGCACCGCGATCGCGTGCGCGCTCAGCTCGACCGCGCCGCGCGCGAGCCGCTTCGTCGCGCAGATGGCCGCCGGCGCGGCGCTCGCGACGCTCACGGGCTATCTGTACGTGTGCCACGTGTATCCGAACATCGACGGCTTCCCGCTGCTATGCGCGGCGCTCGCGCCCGCGCTCGCGGCGGGCGCGTATCTCGCGACGCGCCCGGGCAAGTCCGGCTACGGGATCGGCTTCGTCGTGTTCTTCTGCCTGCTCGCGGGGCCGGACAACGTGATCGTCTACGCGCCCGACGTGCTGATCAACAACGGGCTCGCGCTCGTCGTGTCGATGCTCGCGGCGTCGATCGCGTTCGCGGTGGTGTTTCCCGCCGAGATGCCGTGGCTCACCGGCCGGATCGCGCGCGACCTGCGCCGGCGGATCGCGCTCGCGTGCGACGGTCCGCTGCAAGGGCTCGACCAGCGCTTTCAGTCGAGCTCGCACGATCTGATGTCGCAACTGCGCAATCTGCTGATGAAGCGCTCGCGGCGGCATCGCGATGCGCTGCGCTGGATGCTCGCGACGCTCGAAGTCGGCCATGCGGTGATCGACCTGCGGCGCGAGATGCAGGCATTCACGGCCGCGCAGCCCGCGCAGGCGCTGCGCTGGAGCGCCCTGATCGACGCCGTGCGCGACGCGCTGCCGCGGCTTTTCGAGACGCCCGACGCGCATCGGCTCGCGCGGGCGCTGAAGTCGGTCAATCTCGCGATTCGCGCGGTCCAGCACACGCAGCACCTGTGGTACGCGGTGCCCGACGAGCGCCGCCGGATGCAGCGCATCGTCAGTTGCCTGCACTTCATCCGCAGCGCGCTGATCGACCAGGACGCGCCGTTCAACCGCGGCTCGCGCGCCCGCGAGCGCGTGCGCGCGAGGCGCATGTGACGCGC
The nucleotide sequence above comes from Burkholderia thailandensis E264. Encoded proteins:
- a CDS encoding LysR family transcriptional regulator translates to MDTLQNMRVFARVVEAGSFTAAAQSLNSTTGAMSRAVSELEARLRTRLMNRSTRRLALTPAGERYLLRCRQILADVDQAEEEASCAHERPAGVLRMHSFASIGQHYVLPALTAYRSQHPDVSIELTLSQRMPDLFDGSSDMAVVTASSLPDSELVSHLLGSTFSILCATPAYLRAHGAPRTPRDLARHACLTLRTPAFPTNEWLLEGPNGAEEIKVDGPVQTNTAESLAVAIRAGIGIGMLPLYAAIEDLRCGNLVRVLPAHRLQKMNVYALYPSRRFIDAKVRTWVEALRFHMPKMIARDEAMLSAIVAQASDATQSAIAGALDVGLESAHALSH
- a CDS encoding FUSC family protein, translated to MKHEPALQRFLIDPQRWQERLRSAGRLARDWAGRDGLVWLHLAKTVAAALLAMGIAMLLDLSQPRIAMTTVFVLMQPMSGMVLAKSFYRVIGTGVGLVAALALGGLFAQQPELYMAGITLWVACCIAAAVRNRHFRWYGYVLAGYTAALIGLPAVMAPNTLFLSALTRAAEVAVGIFCSGAVSALVFPLSSSDALMRTLNARHADFVAFAASTMAGTVERRDFERRFADFVDGIVGFEATRAFATFEDPHIRARSRRLARLNSEFMNACARLHAFHQLLKRLRANHAAEVLAAIAPHVDALSGALSALRRDLAQPRATPSPSLSPAPALVELSAYLAALAKRARASRRALETLAPAGVLDFDTAIELLYRFVDEFLGYAQTHASLALDSHVLERSITRYAVKTNRYFVGFTFLRTLVAMGAMSAFWIASEWPSGALAVIGTAIACALSSTAPRASRFVAQMAAGAALATLTGYLYVCHVYPNIDGFPLLCAALAPALAAGAYLATRPGKSGYGIGFVVFFCLLAGPDNVIVYAPDVLINNGLALVVSMLAASIAFAVVFPAEMPWLTGRIARDLRRRIALACDGPLQGLDQRFQSSSHDLMSQLRNLLMKRSRRHRDALRWMLATLEVGHAVIDLRREMQAFTAAQPAQALRWSALIDAVRDALPRLFETPDAHRLARALKSVNLAIRAVQHTQHLWYAVPDERRRMQRIVSCLHFIRSALIDQDAPFNRGSRARERVRARRM